From Rutidosis leptorrhynchoides isolate AG116_Rl617_1_P2 unplaced genomic scaffold, CSIRO_AGI_Rlap_v1 contig21, whole genome shotgun sequence, a single genomic window includes:
- the LOC139881917 gene encoding uncharacterized protein: protein MVKAVVGEETQLNVVEDRLSQSSIPAQVGLVIGKLSSTLDKGFVYDLLPTPPNDAGELACSLIDTKDDNKKKGSKPKSQQPPDFSSLIIDNDWVAEHARQVTRMLVGGVHVIGIYIWVSHSAFKNSTMLLSQTVKGVAEAAPISGVDLDERLLIHISYSPRRWTCRNCVLSSNITSTSVRPCDFKKGRVLSSLQMYRSTYNFDIRLPLSRDNATNALTLGEVLRRGIAVAGRELNSSKATIDGKLVVNNDQCTADGMHEVEFLIPFMNSSVEASRQKDVIGTLVFRGSVISFAIVNSKELASLAVADIKDDIIRSLQSRLDIICDDAEENLESTLDAGNEASGDISSGKPLSHRPLHELRKSCNISLPRRIFVPWLPGTYICVYLQPSETIEVLKDHFVELISMEAPSDASKILEPELEAPSLNIASFWDTLGPSSSVPNNSTSSTKKKTETSSRRKEISQTTVGFNITSFTAAVFILLLSALVGYLLTKR, encoded by the exons ATGGTGAAAGCGGTGGTCGGAGAAGAAACTCAGCTCAATGTAGTCGAGGATCGTCTCTCTCAATCCTCCATCCCAGCACAG GTAGGTCTCGTTATCGGCAAGCTAAGCTCAACGCTTGACAAAGGATTCGTCTACGATTTACTCCCTACACCTCCAAACGACGCCGGAGAGCTCGCTTGTTCGCTTATCGACACCAAAGATGATAATAAGAAAAAGGGATCAAAACCCAAATCTCAGCAGCCCCCCGATTTCTCATCTTTGATTATTGACAATGACTGGGTCGCCGAACACGCACGCCAG GTGACGAGAATGCTGGTTGGTGGCGTTCACGTTATTGGAATTTATATATGGGTTAGCCATAGCGCTTTCAAAAACTCTACCATGTTACTTTCTCAG ACTGTAAAGGGAGTTGCAGAAGCAGCTCCGATTTCGGGTGTAGACCTGGACGAAAGGCTGCTTATTCACATATCTTACAGTCCTAGGAG ATGGACATGTCGTAACTGTGTTCTTTCTTCAAACATTACATCAACCAGTGTGCGGCCATGTGATTTCAAAAAAGGAAGAGTCTTATCTTCCCTTCAAATGTATAGGAGCACATATAATTTTGATATAAG ATTGCCTCTAAGTCGTGATAATGCAACAAATGCCCTTACCCTCGGTGAAGTTCTTCGTCGGGGTATTGCTGTTGCTGGAAGGGAGCTAAACAGTTCAAAGGCTACAATTGATGGAAAATTG GTTGTCAACAACGACCAGTGCACAGCGGATGGCATGCATGAAGTTGAATTTCTTATCCCCTTCATGAATTCTTCTGTGGAAG CATCCAGGCAAAAAGATGTTATAGGGACTCTTGTCTTTAGAGGGTCAGTCATTTCTTTTGCTATCGTAAATTCAAAAGAGCTTGCCTCACTGGCTGTTGCAGATATAAAG GATGATATCATTAGGAGTCTGCAAAGTAGACTGGATATAATATGTGATGATGCAGAGGAAAATCTAGAATCAACTCTTGATGCTGGGAATGAAGCAAGTGGCGACATTTCATCTGGGAAACCTCTTTCCCATCGTCCTCTGCATGAATTGAG AAAATCTTGCAATATTTCATTGCCTCGGAGAATCTTTGTTCCATGGCTACCAGGCACATATATTTGCGTTTATTTACAACCTTCAGAAACAATTGAG GTTCTAAAGGACCATTTTGTGGAGCTTATTTCAATGGAAGCTCCAAGTGATGCATCCAAAATTTTAGAACCAGAACTGGAAGCCCCGTCACTAAATATTGCATCTTTCTGGGACACGCTGGGTCCCAGCTCTTCAGTGCCTAATAATTCAACCTCCTCGACAAAGAAGAAGACTGAAACCAGCTCGAGGAGAAAGGAAATCAGCCAGACGACAGTTGGATTCAATATCACAAGCTTTACGGCTGCTGTTTTCATCCTGCTGCTCTCTGCTTTGGTAGGTTATCTACTTACAAAGAGATGA